The following nucleotide sequence is from Euzebyales bacterium.
CCTTCGCTCATCGGCCAGGTCGAGTCGAGGTACTGCGACGGTGACGCCGGGACCTCCGGTGACGACACCTCGGGCGACGGCGTCGATGAGACGAACGACACCAATGCCGGGACGTCGGACGCCGGCGGCTCGTCGGACGGCGACATCCCCGTCCCGACCCGCGTCGACACCGGCGGTGGCGGTGCGGGTGGCGTGGGCACGGTCCCCGTCGCCTTCGGCGCCCTGTTCGCCGCGCTGTTCGGCCTGGTCGGCGTGGGTGTCACCACGCGGCGTCCCACCGGCTGAGCCCCAGCGGCACCGGCCACGCGGCCCGTTCGCTCCTGGCGCGGACGGGCCGCCACCGTGTCCATGCCCACCAGCGCGCGCGTGCCGTGTCAACGCACCGTGGTTGACACCGCCCCACGGTCGGCGCGGTCGTCGGAGGCCACGGCGGGGGAGCGAGCGACAGCCGACAGCCACATGGTGACGGCGGCGATCCACACGAGGCATGCACCGAGCAGGTGCGCGCCGACGAGCACCTCGGGCAGGCCGGTGAAGTACTGGACGTAGCCGATGAGCCCCTGGGCGAGCGACGCGCCCAGCAGGGTGGCCACGGCGCGCTGGACGCGCACCGGCGCGGCGGTGGCCCGCAGCCCGAACCACAGCGCGACGGCCAGGCCGAGGAGCAGGAAGACGCCGTCGGCGTGGAACTGGCTGGTGACCCGCGGGTCCAGGCCGAGGCGCGGGGTACCGACGTCGCCCGCGTGCGGACCGGTCGCGGTGACCAGGGTCCCCAGGGCCAGCACCGTGGCGACCACGCCGAGCAGCAGGTGCTGCACGCGTCGCAGCTCGGGTCGGATGACCACCTCGGCCAGCCCGTCGGGCCTCCGCACCCGGTCGTGCAGCACGACCGCGATGGCGATCAGCCCGATCGACAGCAGAAAGTGCGCCGCGACGATCAGCGGGTGCAGGCCCGTGAGCACGGTGATCCCGCCCAGCACGCCCTGCCCGAGGATGCCGGCCACGAGCGCCGCCGCCAGGCGCACCTGGTCACGACGGCGGGGTCGTCCCCGCCACACGGCGACCAGCACGGTGAGCGCGACCGCGAGCACGACGAAGCTCAGCAGGCGGTTGCCGAACTCGATGGCCTGGTGCCACGCGGCGACCTCCGCCGAGGCCAGCGGCACGACGCTGCCGTCGTTGCACGTCGGCCACTCGGGGCACCCGAGGCCCGAACCCGTCAGCCTGACCGCGCCGCCGGTCACGACGATCGCGACGTTGGTGACGACCGCCGCCAGAGTGAGCCGGCGCGTGGCTGCGACAGACATGCGGCGATGGTACCGACGCGGCCGCGCGCCGGTCGCCGCGTGCGCGCGTCTCAGTCCCGCGTGCCGATGGCCGCGGTGTCACCGGCACGCCTCCGCAGCGCGCCGCGGTCGACCTTGCCCAGCGCCGTGCGCGGCAGGGAGGCGACCACCTCAACCTGGCGCGGCACCATCGCGGCCGGCGCGGTCGCCCGGACGTGGGCGCGCAGGTCCTCGGCTGCCGGTGGTGAGGTGACGTCGGTCGCCACGACGTAGGCGACGACCCGCTGGCCCCATTCGGCGTCGGCGACCCCGATCACCGCGGCGTCCGCGACCCGAGGATGGGTCCGCAGGATGGCAGCGACCTCGGTCGTCGCGACATTGACCCCGCCACTGATGACGATGTCGTCGCTGCGGCCCGTCACGACCAGGCGGCCCTCGTCGAACCGCCCGACGTCCCTGCTGCGGAACCAGCCCCAGGCGTCGAGCAGCGGCACCAGCCGGCCACCCACGCGGTACCCGTCGGCCAGCACCGTGCCCCGCAGGAGGACCCGCTCATCCGGATCGATCGCCACGGCGACCCCGTCGAGCGGCACGCCGTCGTAGACGCATCCGCCGCAGGTCTCGGTCATGCCGTAGCTCACGGTCACACGGGCGCCCGCAGCGGTGGCGCGGGCGAGCAGGTCGGGCGGGGGGGCCGCGCCGCCGAGGAGGATCCGCTCGAACCGGCCGACGTCGACGCCGCGTTCGAGCAGGCGGTGCAGCATCGTCGGCACGAGCGCGACGTGGGTCGCCGCCGTCGCGCCAGCGACCGCGGCCGCGTCGAAGCGGTCGTGCAGCACGGGCGGCGTCCCCGCGGCGCGTGCCCGCAGGACGACCATGAGGCCGGCGATGTGGTGCACCGGCAACACGCCGAGCCAGCGTGCGGCGCCCGCGTCGAGCCGGTCGACGCTCGCCGCAACTCCGGCATCCAGCGCGCAGCGGCTGATCATGACCCCACGCGCGGCGCCGGTCGTCCCGGACGTGCGGACCACCAGCGCCGTGCCGTGCGGGACCTCGGCGCCGTCGCCGAGGTCGCGCTCGCCGTCGGCGTCGCGCACCGCGTGCGCGCCGAGGCCAACGGCGATCCGTTCGACGGCCGCATCCGGCAGCGTCGGGTCCAGCGGCAGCGCCGCGTCCCCGGCCCGCCACACGTCGTCGATCATCGCGACGGCCGCCCCTCCGGTCGGGCGCACGGCGATCAGCCGTACGCCGCTCCGGCGCGCGCTAGCCTGCGATGGGTCCATCGTCCACACGCTAGCGATCGCTGGAGACGGGAGTCGGCCCGTGGCGGCTGAGGTCTGGGTGGCCGCGGCGCGGCCGCGGACGCTGCCGGCCGCCCTGTCACCCGTGCTGGTCGGAACGGCGTCGGCCACGCGCGTGGTCGGGTGGCGCATGGCGGCCGCGCTCGTGGTGGCGCTGGCCGTGCAGGTCGCCGTCAACTTCGCCAACGACTACTTCGACGGGGTCCGTGGCGTGGACACCGCGGACCGCCGTGGACCACAGCGCGCGGTCGCGTCCGGCCACGTCGCACCGGAGCGCATGCGGACGGCGATCGTGGCGGCGCTGGCCGTCGCCGCCGTCGCGGGGCTGGCGCTGGCCGCGGCGGTCGGGTGGCAACTGCTGCTGGTCGGCCTGGCGTGCTTCGCCGCCGCGATCGGCTACAGCGGTGGGCCACGGCCGTACGCGTCCACCGGGCTCGGCGAGGTGTTCGTGTTCGCCTTCTTCGGGTTGGTCGCGACGATGGGCTCGGCCTACGTGCAGGACGAGCAGCTGCGCTGGCTGCCCGCCGTGGCCGCGGTCCCGGTGGGGCTGCTGTCGGTCGCGCTGCTGGTCGTCAACAACCTGCGCGACATCCCGACGGACGCACGGACCGGCAAGCGCACGCTCGCGGTGCGCCTCGGGGAGCGGCCGACCTTCTACCTGTACATCGTGCTGATCAACACCGCGATCCTGTCGACCGGCATGGTGGCGCTGGTCTCGCTGTCGGTGTGGCCGGCCGTCGCCTTCCTCGCCGTGCCGCTCGCGCTGAGCGCGCAGAACAAGGTGGCGGCCGGGATGGAGGCCGACGACGCCGCAGTGCTGGTCGCGGGCCTCGCGATGACCGGGCTCCTGCAGCTCGTCTACGGCCTGCTGCTCGCCGGCGGGCTGACGATGGCATCCATCGCGCCCGGCGTGTTCCTGTGACGGTGCCGTCGATGGGGTCCCCGTGGATGCAGGTCGACGATGCCGGGACGACGGTCGTGGCGGCGTTCGACATCCCGCTGCGGCTGCGGTTCCGAGGCGTCACGTCCCGCACCGGCGTCCTGGTGCGGGGCGCGGCCGGATGGGGGGAGTGGTCGCCGTTCGCCGACCACCGCCCGCATCTGGCTGCACGCTGGTGGCGTGCCGCGCACGAGGCCGCCACCCGGGCGTGGCCGCGTGCGCGACGCGACACGGTGCCGGTCAATGCGATCGTGCCCGTCGTCGACCCCCAGCGCGCCCACGACCTCACCCGGGCGTCGGGCTGCACGACCGCCAAGGTCAAGGTTGGCGACGCCGGCGACGTGGCGCGGGTCGAGGCCGTCCGTGACGCCCTGGGTCCCGACGGCAGGCTGCGGCTGGACGTCAACGCCGCATGGGACCTCGAGACCGCCGTCGAGAAGCTGCGCGCACTGGCGCGGTTCGACCTGGAGTACGTCGAGCAGCCCGTGGCCGACCTCGCCGACTTCGCTCGGCTGCGCACGCGGGTGGACGTGCCCCTGGCCGCCGACGAGTCGGTGCGCCTGGCGCCGGACCCGCTGCACATCCGAGGGATCGACGCCACCGACGTCGTGATCCTCAAGGTCCAGCCGCTCGGCGGCGTGTGGCGCTGCCTCGAGGTCGCCGAGGCCTGTGGCCGCCCGGCTGTCGTGTCGTCGGCGGTCGAGACGTCTGTCGGCCTCGCCGCGGGGGTTGCGCTCGCGGCGGCGCTGCCCGACCTGCCCCACGCCTGCGGGCTCGGCACCGCGACGCTGCTGGCCGGTGACGTCGTGGAGGACCCGCTCGTGCCGGTCGATGGCCAGCTGGCCGTGCGGCGTCCCGTCCCGTCGGTGCCGCTGATCGATCGATGGTCGGCCGGCGACGACGTCGTAGCCGCATGGGGTCGGCGCCTGGACACGGTGCGGGAGGTCGTGGGCGCGTGAACCCGTCGACCGCGCAGGCGCGCGTGCTCGCCGACGAGTTCGCTCGCGGTGGGCTGTGCCACACCGTGATCGCCCCCGGCTCGCGCTCGGCGCCGCTGG
It contains:
- a CDS encoding COX15/CtaA family protein, producing MSVAATRRLTLAAVVTNVAIVVTGGAVRLTGSGLGCPEWPTCNDGSVVPLASAEVAAWHQAIEFGNRLLSFVVLAVALTVLVAVWRGRPRRRDQVRLAAALVAGILGQGVLGGITVLTGLHPLIVAAHFLLSIGLIAIAVVLHDRVRRPDGLAEVVIRPELRRVQHLLLGVVATVLALGTLVTATGPHAGDVGTPRLGLDPRVTSQFHADGVFLLLGLAVALWFGLRATAAPVRVQRAVATLLGASLAQGLIGYVQYFTGLPEVLVGAHLLGACLVWIAAVTMWLSAVARSPAVASDDRADRGAVSTTVR
- a CDS encoding AMP-binding protein; translated protein: MRPTGGAAVAMIDDVWRAGDAALPLDPTLPDAAVERIAVGLGAHAVRDADGERDLGDGAEVPHGTALVVRTSGTTGAARGVMISRCALDAGVAASVDRLDAGAARWLGVLPVHHIAGLMVVLRARAAGTPPVLHDRFDAAAVAGATAATHVALVPTMLHRLLERGVDVGRFERILLGGAAPPPDLLARATAAGARVTVSYGMTETCGGCVYDGVPLDGVAVAIDPDERVLLRGTVLADGYRVGGRLVPLLDAWGWFRSRDVGRFDEGRLVVTGRSDDIVISGGVNVATTEVAAILRTHPRVADAAVIGVADAEWGQRVVAYVVATDVTSPPAAEDLRAHVRATAPAAMVPRQVEVVASLPRTALGKVDRGALRRRAGDTAAIGTRD
- a CDS encoding 1,4-dihydroxy-2-naphthoate polyprenyltransferase; the protein is MAAEVWVAAARPRTLPAALSPVLVGTASATRVVGWRMAAALVVALAVQVAVNFANDYFDGVRGVDTADRRGPQRAVASGHVAPERMRTAIVAALAVAAVAGLALAAAVGWQLLLVGLACFAAAIGYSGGPRPYASTGLGEVFVFAFFGLVATMGSAYVQDEQLRWLPAVAAVPVGLLSVALLVVNNLRDIPTDARTGKRTLAVRLGERPTFYLYIVLINTAILSTGMVALVSLSVWPAVAFLAVPLALSAQNKVAAGMEADDAAVLVAGLAMTGLLQLVYGLLLAGGLTMASIAPGVFL
- a CDS encoding o-succinylbenzoate synthase; protein product: MQVDDAGTTVVAAFDIPLRLRFRGVTSRTGVLVRGAAGWGEWSPFADHRPHLAARWWRAAHEAATRAWPRARRDTVPVNAIVPVVDPQRAHDLTRASGCTTAKVKVGDAGDVARVEAVRDALGPDGRLRLDVNAAWDLETAVEKLRALARFDLEYVEQPVADLADFARLRTRVDVPLAADESVRLAPDPLHIRGIDATDVVILKVQPLGGVWRCLEVAEACGRPAVVSSAVETSVGLAAGVALAAALPDLPHACGLGTATLLAGDVVEDPLVPVDGQLAVRRPVPSVPLIDRWSAGDDVVAAWGRRLDTVREVVGA